From one Candidatus Binataceae bacterium genomic stretch:
- a CDS encoding efflux RND transporter periplasmic adaptor subunit has translation MRPRIELVLALFGLLAGMTGAYVYGLRAAPQRPAFSPAANPYAKGVYAEGMVETYQNSGENINIFPNISGTIVAIPVHEGQWVRKGTVLMRLDDSVQKATAEYNKAQIGYARAQLKTTRDELAKDEVSYRLDPKSISTYTLDDAINAVGVAARNVEVNVRNYNSANALLAWYTIRAPCDGGVLAIQAAVGSYVLTSQGTYDTYTQGFAPIIVMGRSAEAEEYLSVRSYIDEILIHRLKFGPQMKARMLIRGTNISVPLEFVRVQPYVSPKIELSDERLERVDVRVLPVIFRFSRLKDLPVYPGLLVDVYVAEE, from the coding sequence ATGAGGCCTAGGATCGAGCTTGTGCTCGCGTTGTTCGGGCTCCTTGCAGGGATGACGGGGGCCTATGTCTACGGGCTGCGCGCGGCGCCGCAGCGGCCGGCGTTCAGTCCGGCGGCAAACCCCTACGCGAAAGGCGTGTACGCCGAGGGCATGGTCGAGACCTATCAGAACAGTGGCGAGAACATAAATATCTTTCCGAATATATCCGGCACCATCGTCGCCATCCCCGTCCACGAGGGTCAATGGGTCCGTAAGGGGACCGTGCTGATGCGCCTTGACGACTCAGTCCAAAAGGCGACCGCAGAATATAACAAGGCTCAGATAGGGTACGCGCGCGCCCAACTCAAGACTACGCGGGACGAACTCGCGAAGGACGAGGTCTCCTACCGACTGGATCCTAAGTCGATAAGCACGTACACCCTCGACGACGCAATAAATGCAGTTGGGGTGGCGGCACGCAATGTCGAAGTTAATGTGAGGAATTATAACTCAGCAAATGCCCTGCTTGCCTGGTATACGATCAGGGCGCCATGCGACGGCGGGGTTCTCGCAATCCAGGCGGCAGTTGGCAGCTACGTACTTACGTCCCAAGGCACCTACGATACGTACACCCAGGGCTTCGCCCCCATCATCGTGATGGGCCGGTCCGCAGAGGCCGAAGAATACCTCAGTGTCCGCAGCTATATCGACGAAATACTGATTCACAGGCTCAAGTTCGGACCGCAGATGAAGGCGCGGATGCTCATCCGCGGAACCAACATCAGCGTGCCGCTCGAATTTGTCAGGGTGCAACCTTATGTGTCGCCAAAGATTGAACTGTCCGATGAGAGACTCGAAAGAGTCGATGTGCGCGTGCTGCCGGTAATATTCAGGTTCTCACGGCTAAAGGATCTGCCGGTCTATCCGGGTCTGCTCGTCGATGTTTACGTTGCCGAAGAATAG
- a CDS encoding efflux transporter outer membrane subunit: MPKNSRLRNTRTRAGRLKSTLGLMLLSCSLGACAVGPDFVRPGAPASQRYVQTEEPATTVAANGVAQHLEQGAPIPDEWWRLFNCPKLDALVIQSFAHNPTVEAAHATLRESEDNLRAGYGIFFPQLSAGFQPTRQQFSPTRFGSNTAPSIFSLYTLSATITYVLDVFGGQRRTVEGLRAQVDVQYQNKRGTYLTLSGNVVNAVVAEAAYQAEIQATQQLIGFLQEQESITAAQANAGVVPFSNLLSIQTELATNEATLPPLRQQVAHTVHLLSILAGREPGQDWAPAEVALSELGLPRDVPVSLPSDLVRKRPDILAAEAQLHTASAQVGVATAAMFPSFTLNANYGWNSTSLSNLFANNAEFWTLGAGIATPLIQGPTLWYQRKAAIDAYQQALANYRQTVLAALAQVADALDALQHDAQTLNAQSHAFSTAAELLRLTQINYSAGTVNYVQVLIADYQYEQANMGYIQAIGQRLQDTAALLVALGGGWLSTRVPSSQSALFN; the protein is encoded by the coding sequence TTGCCGAAGAATAGCCGGCTCCGGAACACCCGCACGCGTGCAGGCCGACTGAAAAGCACTCTCGGCCTGATGTTGCTTTCGTGCAGTCTGGGGGCCTGCGCGGTCGGTCCGGATTTTGTGCGTCCCGGCGCGCCGGCATCGCAGCGCTACGTTCAGACCGAGGAACCCGCCACTACCGTTGCCGCAAACGGTGTGGCCCAGCACCTCGAGCAGGGCGCGCCGATCCCCGATGAGTGGTGGCGGCTGTTCAATTGTCCGAAGCTGGACGCGCTGGTAATCCAGTCCTTCGCCCACAATCCCACCGTGGAGGCCGCGCATGCCACGCTGCGTGAGAGCGAGGACAATCTGCGCGCCGGGTACGGCATCTTCTTCCCGCAGCTGAGCGCGGGTTTTCAGCCGACACGCCAGCAATTTTCGCCCACTCGTTTCGGCTCGAATACGGCGCCATCGATCTTCAGTCTCTATACGCTGTCGGCGACGATCACGTACGTGCTCGACGTTTTCGGCGGCCAGCGGCGGACGGTGGAGGGCCTGCGCGCCCAGGTCGATGTCCAATACCAGAACAAGCGCGGCACCTATCTCACCTTGTCGGGCAACGTCGTGAATGCGGTCGTCGCCGAGGCCGCATACCAGGCCGAGATCCAGGCGACGCAACAGCTCATCGGATTCCTGCAGGAGCAGGAAAGCATCACCGCCGCCCAGGCGAACGCCGGCGTTGTTCCCTTTTCAAACCTTCTGAGCATCCAGACCGAGCTCGCAACGAACGAGGCAACTCTGCCGCCGCTGCGCCAGCAAGTCGCCCATACGGTCCATCTGCTCTCCATCCTGGCTGGCCGGGAACCCGGCCAGGATTGGGCGCCGGCGGAAGTCGCCCTCTCGGAGCTTGGGCTTCCGCGCGACGTGCCGGTCAGCCTGCCGTCCGATCTGGTCCGCAAGCGACCCGATATATTGGCTGCCGAGGCGCAGCTGCACACCGCCAGTGCGCAGGTCGGAGTTGCCACCGCCGCGATGTTTCCGAGCTTCACGCTGAACGCCAACTACGGATGGAACAGCACGTCGCTCTCCAATCTGTTTGCGAATAATGCGGAGTTTTGGACCTTGGGGGCCGGCATCGCCACGCCTTTAATTCAGGGACCCACGCTATGGTATCAGCGAAAGGCCGCGATCGACGCGTATCAGCAGGCGCTCGCAAACTATCGGCAGACCGTGCTTGCGGCTCTTGCACAGGTGGCGGACGCGCTCGATGCACTGCAACATGACGCGCAGACACTGAACGCCCAGTCGCACGCGTTCAGCACGGCCGCGGAGCTGTTGCGACTGACGCAGATAAACTACAGCGCTGGAACGGTGAACTACGTCCAGGTGCTGATCGCGGACTACCAATACGAGCAGGCGAATATGGGATATATCCAGGCGATAGGCCAGCGTCTTCAGGACACGGCGGCGCTGCTTGTCGCGCTCGGCGGCGGTTGGCTATCGACGCGCGTGCCTTCCTCGCAGAGCGCGCTTTTCAACTGA
- the gcvH gene encoding glycine cleavage system protein GcvH, producing the protein MDARAMSSKRGAGAPKGDLQGVDMEVPPGLKYSKEHEWVIADEAVATIGITDHAQDQLGEIVYLELPAVGEKISKDDPFGVVESVKAVSDIYAPVSGTVVEINEGLPESPEVINEDPYGDGWLIKVRISDPSELEDLMDAEEYEDMVASEKE; encoded by the coding sequence ATGGATGCAAGAGCCATGTCGTCCAAGCGCGGCGCCGGCGCGCCCAAGGGCGATCTCCAGGGGGTGGATATGGAAGTTCCGCCGGGACTCAAGTACTCGAAGGAACATGAGTGGGTCATCGCCGATGAGGCGGTTGCGACGATAGGTATCACCGACCACGCGCAGGACCAACTCGGGGAAATTGTTTACCTCGAGCTGCCCGCGGTCGGCGAAAAGATCAGCAAGGACGATCCCTTCGGAGTGGTCGAGTCGGTCAAGGCGGTCTCGGATATCTATGCGCCCGTCAGCGGCACCGTGGTTGAGATCAACGAAGGCCTGCCCGAAAGCCCCGAAGTCATCAATGAAGACCCGTACGGCGACGGCTGGCTGATTAAGGTCCGCATCAGCGACCCCAGCGAACTCGAAGACCTGATGGACGCCGAAGAGTACGAAGATATGGTCGCCAGCGAGAAGGAATAG